In Anomaloglossus baeobatrachus isolate aAnoBae1 chromosome 6, aAnoBae1.hap1, whole genome shotgun sequence, the genomic stretch ccctccccccccccccccccccccctgctggctctgtcccctctaCGCTGGCTCCGTCCCCTCTTCCCCCTTCCTGCGCGCGCTGGCTCCGTCCCGTCCCGCCCCCCTGCGCTGGCtccgtcccctcccccccccctgcgCTGACTCCGTCCCCTCCCCCCTTCCCCGCGCTGGCTCcgtcccctccccccccttccccgcgCTGGCtccgtcccctccccccctcccccccgcgctGGCTCCGTCCCCTCTCCCCCTGcgctggctccgccccctccccccccctgcgCTGGCTCCGTGACCTGAAAATTCTTTTTTAAACAAAttacgacggatcagttttttcaccggatccgtcgcatcggtTGTAACACATTCTGCGACGGATCCGGTGCATCAGACACAAACCGGATGTGCCCGATGGTGaaaatctgatgtgtgaaagtagcctaaccctcCCATAGAAGTCAGTAAATGATGGCTGCTCCCTGTAtagtgacctctgcacaggtcaCAGCTTATTATGGGGCTGCCCATCGCCCCGGAGCGTTCGGTGGGCTTCCGCTGTCATGATTCAGGGGGCCTCACTCACTTACCTTCTCCGCAGTGCACCAATGGACACCTGATGTGCGCCGGGTGCTTCATCCACCTCCTGGCAGACGCCCGGCTGAAGGAAGAACTGGCCACGTGCCCCAACTGCCGCTGTGAGATCAGCAAGAGCCTGTGCTGCCGAAACCTGGCGGTGGAGAAGGCGGTGAGCGAGCTGCCCTCCGAGTGCGGCTTCTGCATGAAAGCGTTCCCTCGCTCGCTGCTGGACAGACACAAGAAGGAGGAATGTCAGGACCGGTATGAGCTGCAGAGCGGGGGAGGGCTGATATTTAAGGGGTCCTCCGAGCACCACACTCTGCACCTGGGCCGCTGGTGACTATCAGGGGAGCTGGTGACATTTACCGGTCTGCTCTGAGAAGAAGCCAGAGAGGTCCTGGTGCTAGCTGGTGTGCCATGATGATCATTAAAAAGGGCCCCAGAgggcaggacccccccccccccaacggtgGGAAGGGGCAGTTGTGGGATCCCTCCCCTCGTAATGTGTGGTGGGGGGATGCTGCAGAGGGCGGCCGTGGTGCTTCACCCCTTTGTGGCCTCCTGGAGGAACTCTGGCAGCACGGTATCATTGTATCGTCAGATGAGGGGGTCCCAGTGTCAGGTGGCcagtaatatgtgacctccctgtcTCCGCAGGGTCACGCAATGCAAATATAAGAGGATCGGCTGTCCGTGGCAGGGACCGTACCACGAGCTGACCGTGCACGAGTCCGAGTGCTGCCATCCCACCAAGACGGGGAACGAGCTGATGGAGATCCTGGACGAGATGGACCAGTCCCACAAGAAGGAGATGCAGTTGTACAACAGCATCTTCGGCCTGCTGAGCTTCGAGAAGATCGGATACACAGGTAGGGAGTGCTGCGCGGAGGTTCCTCCGTGGAGCTGCCGAGCGGATGACACACACGTGTTCTTTGTGCATGTCACTCTTCTGCTTTGTAGGTGTCGGCGGAGCCGGTGAAGAGCCTGGGTACCATGTGGTAGTCCAGCGTGGCCGTTGTGTGTAGggtaagtgtcaccaaggacatgaAGAGGGGCAGCTGTCATTGAGACTCAGCTGCTGATCTTTATGACGTGACCCTTGGGGTAACGGTCTCCTTGCTGGCACGTTCTCCATGTGCAGTGTAGTATGGGCACAGGCGGACAGGCGGCCCAGTGCTTTCTTGTCTGTGACGTTGAGGACCAGGAGAAGAGGAAGTATAAGCAGCGCTGGGCCCCACATTTGCAGAAAATGCCCCCCCCAGGTCCCCTAATCACTTCACCGTGTCAGTTGGGTCAAGGATGTGCCTCAGCTTTGGTCTGGTGGGAGGTAAGGCCGCTCTTCATCCGGAGAACCCGGTTCCTGCGTCATAGAAGACTGTACAGAAGTGACTGCCGCTCGCCATGTGATCACCACCGGGGAGGTCCTGCAGTACGGGGGCTCTCCAGTGCTCTGCAGGGATGGAGTAGAGGGCGAGCTCGCAGCTCTGCTCCCTAGGTAGGTACAGCTCGGAGCAGTGACATTGGGGAGCCCCTGTACAAGGTGTTTTCCTGCTCTCCTCTGTCTGGGCCTCTCTTGTTCCTCCAGGGTAACGAGTGTTTATAGTGGGCTACGTTGGTGGCCACCAGGTGAGTGTCGCTGCCACCTTCCTCACATTCTCACCGTTTGCTCTTGCTGTAACCTTGTGACCTTGCCTCCGGTGGACTGGACTTGTGTGTAGGTGGAGGTCTGCACCGCCTCCTCCGGAGATGCCACCAGGACTCATTGCCTGGAGATCCATAATGTTACTTTCTCTAGCTCTGTACCACTTAACTTCTTGGAATAAAGGTCTTTATTTTGTTACATGGACCTGTCCGCGTGTTCTTATAAGATCTGAGCGTCTGAGCGTGCGGCTATAAACCCGAACTGTCACCGTGAAGAAGTGACAACCCGATGCTGAAGAGACCATCGTTGGAAGACCTTGTGTTAGTGACATTGGTGCCCTCCCCGGGGGCAAGCTATGTCCCCAGATGTTTCTGTATTAGTGTCTAGTGCGCCGTTCACACTGTGTACTGCTTGTATTTTTCCTATGTAGTTAGTGTATTCATCTCCCTTTCCCCTTTTATGAGGCAGGGCAGTACAGAAGCCACCGCCAGGCGTTCACCGGGCACAGGTAACATGGTGCAGTCGGGGGTCTTGTGCCGCTCACATTTGCACCAGGTAACTGTTCTTCTCTCTCCCTTTTCCTCTCCTCCTGTCACAGAGGTCCAGTTCCGACCGTACAGAACAGACGACTTCATCACCCGCCTGTACTATGAGACACCGCGCTTCACTGTGCTTAACCAGACCTGGGTGCTGAAGGCCCGTGTCAACGACTCCGAGAGGAACCCCAACTTGTCTTGCAAGCGAACCCTCTCCTTCCAGCTCATCCTAAAAAGCAAGGTCAACTCACCCATGGAGTGCTCATTCCTGCTGCTCAAGGGCCCCTACGATGACGTGAAGATTCATCCAGTTATCTACCACTTTGTGTTCACCAACGAGAATAATGAGACGGAGTACGTGCCGCTTCCCATCATAGACTCTGTGGAATGTAACAAACTGCTGGCTGCAAAGAATATCAACCTCCGGCTCTTTATATTCCAGATCCAGAAGTGAACCGTACTTACCTCAGCCTCCTCCAGCTGCTGACCCCGTCCGCCCGCCCGCTCAGATGGAGGCGCCGAGAGTCGAGGGGCGTTTGTGTTTCTTTTTAAtgagtttgcttttaattaatttgtaGGTTGCATGTGTCTGTAGAGATTTCTGCTCTCCGCCCCGTGGTCCTTCTCTGTTATGTCGCCCCTTATCCGTCGTCTTTCTTTTATcctttccagcatttttttttttttgtcatgaatGGTATCAGTATTTCTGGATTTGAAGTGTTATTGCTCCATGCACCCTGTGCTGGGTGGTGGGGGCGAGTAGGCTGCAGCCATCTGTCTGGACCTGGCCGGGTTTCCATCCCATATCAGGCTCAGTTCTATTCCTCTGCACATGGTCCGGTTTGCAACCTGTCTCTGGCTCGGTTCGATCCGCCTGGATGTGATCGGGTTCCTGTCGAATCTCTGCTTCGGTTGTATCCGTCTGGACTTGATCAAGTTCCAATCTCGGGCTCAGTTCAAACCGTCTGGATGTGGTCTTGTTCCCATCTTGGTTCGTTCTGACTTTGGTTGGGCTTCCATCCATCTCTGGCTTGGTTTTATCGCTCTGGTGTGGTTGGTCGCAGATCTTGGATTGAGCTTGGCTCAATCTGTTGGACGTGGTCGGGTTCCCGTTCTATCTCGGGCTCCTTTCGATATCTAGATGTAGCCAGGTTCCCATTTCGATTAGTTTCGACTGTGTCTGGTTaggcttccatccatccatctcaggCTCAATTGGTTATGACTGTTTCTGGTTGGGCTTCCATACATCTCGGGCCCTGTTCACTCCAACTGCGTCTGATTGGGCTTCCATCCATCTTGGTTCATTCTGACTGGGTCTGGTTGGGATGCAATCCATCTGTTGTGGTTGGGTTACAGATTCTATTTTGAGGTCGGTTCAATCTGTCTGCATGTGATGGGGTTCCCATTCCAACTCGGGCACAGTTTGTTCCGACTGCGTCTGGTTGGGCTTCCATCCATCTCAGGTTCGGGTTGTTCCGACTACGTCTGGTTGGGCTTCCATCCATGTCGAGCTCGGTTCGTTTCGACTGCGTCTGGTTGGGCTTCCATCCATGTCGAGCTCGGTTCGTTCCGACTGCGTCTGGTTGGGCTTCCATCCGTCTCTGGTTCTGTTCGTTCCGACTGCGTCTGGTTGGGCTTCCATCCATATCGGGCTCGGTTTGTTCCGACTGTGTCTGGTTGGGCTTCCATCCATGTCGGGCTTCGTTTGTTCCGACTGCGTCTGGTTGGGCTACTATCGGTCTCTGGCTCGGTTCGTTCCGACTGTTTGGTTTGGGCTTCCATCTGTCTCGTGCTTCGTACGTGCTGACTAACAAGTTGGGATTCCATCTATCTCGAACTCTATTCACTCTGACTGCGTCTGATTAAGCTTCTATCTCGGAATCAGTTCATACTGACTGCTTCTGGTTGGGTTCCCATCCATCTAGGGCTCGGTTCGTTCCAACTGCATCTGGCTGGGCTTCCATCCATCTCTGGGGCTTGGTTCGTTCTGACTGCCTCTGGTTGGACTTCTATCCATCTCGGCCTCAGTTCATTCAGACTGCCTCTGGTTGGTCTTCCATCAGTCTCTGGTTTGGTTCGTTCCGACTGTGTCTGGTTGGGCTTCCCTCTATCTCAGCCTTGGTTAATTCAGACTGACTTTGGTTGGGCTTCCATCCATCTCTGTTCGGTTCGTTCAGACTGTGTCTGGTTGGGCTTCCATCCATCTCGGCCTTGGTTCATTCCTACTGTGTCTGATTGGGCTTCCATCTGTCTTTGGCTCAGTTCGTTCTGACTGCGTCTGGTTACGCATCCATCCATCTAAGGCTAGATTTGTTACGACTGCGTCTGGTTGGGTTCCCATCCATCTGGGGCTTGGTTCGTTCCGACTGCATCTGGTTGGGCTTCCATCCGTTTCAGGGTCGGTTTAGTCCGACTGCGTCTGGTTGGGCTTCCATCCATTTCGGGCTCAGTTTGATCAGCCTGGGATGGTTGGGTTACAGAGTCTGGGTTGAGCTTGGTTGGATTCAGTTGGATGTGATTCCAGCTCTCTTCATTTTTACTTCTTGTTGGTTGAGTCATTGGAGAGTAGCCATATCATGCAACGCAGACTTCACGATTGCGTCTTTTTCACTGACTGTAGCTCGGGACGCTTCACTTCTTTTATGAATTCCTTCTTAATTTATTTTGTTAAAGGTAAGGAATGATCTTGGGTAAATAGGCCGGGATTGTTAAACCCTGGCAGGACACGCCACACCACCAGTGTTTTTTTGGAGGCGGCCATGCATGTGACACGTACAGTAACCCACCCCGGTCACAGCAGGTTTAGGGCTGAGAAGTCTGATATGAATTGAGTAATGGGGTAACCCCAGTAATTTATGACCCCTACTGCAGAAAGTGCAAGCCCATCCCCCACAATTTACAATCATTGTGCCTCCCCATAGTCACTATTGTAATCCGGAGGTTTCCGCATGACGCTAATGTTCCCGCGCCAAGCAATAGTTGACAGACTCCACTCCCATCACTACGCTGGCCATGTGACAAGTCAATGAAGCCCAGGAAAGTGACTTTATAAAATGTCAGCTTGAAATGATGAATTATGGGACCTCATACAATGTATACAGGATTCTGCAATGGGGCTATAACCGAAGTGCCCCTTTAAGGTGATATGTCCAGTGCAGGTTGCAGTGCGTTTTCATGGTTGTACATGGGAGTCATGACACGTAGATGGCGGAGGGAATTTTACTACCAGCAACGGTGGTGGTCTCCATTCTCCGTCACTGAGTGGCAGGTTAATAGTGATATGAATTAACCCCTGCGGGGACACATCCCTCTAGACGTCCACGTCAGCCCTTCCTCCTGGGAGCGGCTGTCTGCCTCGCCTGTCCTCTGGAGGTGGCCGCTGTGTTTCCTGTTATCCGTCTATATTCACACTGCCTTGCTCCTAGAGCCTCGTTAGTTTTAATTAGCTGTGAATATAAATGTCCCTGGGTCCGTTGTGCTGAGCTGCTGCAGGCGAGCAGCAGATCCGGCCTCGGGAGTCTCGGTCTATGGATGTTTTACTTTATATTACTTTTGgctgataaataataaaaaaaatggttgCTGCAAACCACCGGCGGCTGTGCTGTCCACTGTGTCCTGCCTCGTCCTGGCGATTTGGGGAAAGGGGATCATCTTACCTGGGATAATACCTCCTGCAATAGGTGGGACAGAAACGGGTGACATGGTGGACACCACCCCAAAAATTCCCAtggtgttattattatttattattatagcgccatttattccatggtgctttacaagtgaaagagggtatatgtacaacagtcattaacaatacaaaacagactggtataggaggagagaggaccctgcccgcgagggctcacagtctacaggaggagagaggaccctgcccgcgagggctcacagtctacaggaggagagaggaccctgcccgcgagggctcacagtctacaggaggagagagcaccctgcccgtgagtgctcacagtctacaggaggagagaggaccctgcccgcgagggctcacagtctacagggaataagtgagggtacaataggtgaggacagagctggttgtgcagtggtgtactggactgagggctattgtaggttgtaggcttgttggaagaggtgggtcttcaggttcctcttgaagctttccacggtaggggagagtctgatatgctgaggtagagcgttccagagtatgggggatgcacgggagaaatcttgtacgcgattgtgggaagaggagataagagaggagcagagaaggagatcttgtcaggatctgaggttgcgtgcaggtaggtaccgggagactaggtcagagatgtagggaggagacaggttgtggatgactttgtatgtcatggttaatgttttgaactggagtcgttgggcgatgggaagccagtgaagggattggcagagtggcgaggctggggaatagcgaggggagaggtggattaagcgagctgcagagtttaggataaattGGAGGGATGCAAGAGGGTTGgaggggaggccagagagcaggaggttgcagtagtcaaggcgggagatgatgagggcatgcactaatatttttgctcattcttggttaaggaaagcacggatccgggagaaaattttgagttgtagtctgcatgaggtgaagagggcttggatgtgtggcttgaaggatagagcagagtcgagggttaccagTCATCCCGCCTGATCTCCATGGTGTAATGTCCACACGATATAAGGAATCCACGAGAGTAAATTCTAACTGCACTTTATTCTTCTGcatctctctccagcatacagcatAACAGTTTCATCACCATGGTCTAAACTGAAACTGAAAACCTCCTTTCCACCTCTCTTCCTGTCCCTGCCCACAATTCCCCAGACCTGGTTTTCCTTAAAGAGTCAGATATAATCAATATATGTTACAtcgtccccctttttttttttttaacaacttggaagaagaaaaagaaaacattaccAATGCAACGACGTGAAAAGCGTCCAAGAAAAACGTATTTCCATTCTGCCTGATTTGGTCAATTCAAATCAGGAAAAACAGTTACACTTCATCAATAAGCCTTGATGGAGCCCTTCTTTCTCGTGTTGGATAACGTCTGGGCTCAGCGGGCGTGTCTTTTGTTGATGAATTCGTTACCTCCTGATGTTCCTCCCCACTGTCGAGTACCAAATCTTCCACCAGACTAAGTTCATTACCATTATTTTGCGGTATGATTTTGAAATGTGAAGAATTTCGAGTTATGGAGTGTCCATCCCGCTCAGCCGTGACCATGCTGCCTTTTCTTTCAGTAACATTATACAgtcttatgaaaaagtttgggcacccctattaatgttaaccttttttctttataacaatttgggtttttgctatttcagtatctaataactgatggactgagtaattctggattgaaatgaggtttattgtactaacagaaaatgtgcaatccacatttaagcaaaatttgaccggtgaaaaagtatgggcacctcaacataaaagtgacattaatattttgtagatcctccttttgcaaaaatcacagcctctagtcgcttcctgtagctgttaatgagttcctggatcctggatgaaggtagatttgaccattcctggttacaaaacaattccatttcaggtaagtttgatggtcgccgagcatggacagccgcttcaaatcatcccacagattttcaatgatattcaggtctggggactggactggccattccagaacattgtaattgttcctctgcatgaatgcctgagtagatttggagcggtgttttggatcattgtcttgctgaaatatccatcccctgcgtaacttcaactttgtcactgattcttgcacattattgtcaagaatctgctgatactgagttgaatccatgcgaccctcaactttaacaagattcccggtgccggcattggccacacagccccaaagcatgatggaacctccaccaaattttactgtgggtagcaagtgcttttcttggaatgccgtgtttttttgcctctatgcataacgcctttttgtatgaccaaacaactcaatctttgtttcatcagtccacaagaccttcttccaaaatgtaactggcttgtccaaatgtgcttttgcatacctcaggcgactctgtttgtggcgt encodes the following:
- the ZFTRAF1 gene encoding zinc finger TRAF-type-containing protein 1 isoform X2, with the translated sequence MSEEREEPGPMASSSSAEHEDPPGGAGPARLLLLPPEQDQDWPPKKRQRVEAEPGSVRLEERLYSVLCCTVCLDLPKASVYQCTNGHLMCAGCFIHLLADARLKEELATCPNCRCEISKSLCCRNLAVEKAVSELPSECGFCMKAFPRSLLDRHKKEECQDRVTQCKYKRIGCPWQGPYHELTVHESECCHPTKTGNELMEILDEMDQSHKKEMQLYNSIFGLLSFEKIGYTEVQFRPYRTDDFITRLYYETPRFTVLNQTWVLKARVNDSERNPNLSCKRTLSFQLILKSKVNSPMECSFLLLKGPYDDVKIHPVIYHFVFTNENNETEYVPLPIIDSVECNKLLAAKNINLRLFIFQIQK
- the ZFTRAF1 gene encoding zinc finger TRAF-type-containing protein 1 isoform X1, translated to MSEEREEPGPMASSSSAEHEDPPGGAGPARLLLLPPEQDQDWPPKKRQRVEAEPGSVRLEERLYSVLCCTVCLDLPKASVYQCTNGHLMCAGCFIHLLADARLKEELATCPNCRCEISKSLCCRNLAVEKAVSELPSECGFCMKAFPRSLLDRHKKEECQDRVTQCKYKRIGCPWQGPYHELTVHESECCHPTKTGNELMEILDEMDQSHKKEMQLYNSIFGLLSFEKIGYTEVQFRPYRTDDFITRLYYETPRFTVLNQTWVLKARVNDSERNPNLSCKRTLSFQLILKSKVNSPMECSFLLLKGPYDDVKIHPVIYHFVFTNENNETESRSEPYLPQPPPAADPVRPPAQMEAPRVEGRLCFFLMSLLLINL